In the genome of Aridibaculum aurantiacum, one region contains:
- a CDS encoding NAD(P)/FAD-dependent oxidoreductase: MLPRRDFIKQAGVLLGGMIAHWPLLSIFKNNEMKEKQFDVITVGGSYSGLAAAMALGRALRNVLVIDAGNPCNKQTPHSHNFLTNDGKTPKEIATLAKQQVLVYGSVSFMEGVATAGKRTPNGFEVQMQSGETFTARKLVFATGIKDTMPNIPGFSESWGISVLHCPYCHGYEVRQQKTGILANGDTGFELSSLISNWTKDLTLYTNGASTLTEQQTQKLDKHKISIVEAEISRLEHKNGYMENIVFKDGKMAPLKVMYARLPFVQHSSIPQALGCELTQDGYIIIDPAQRTTIPGVYACGDNTTRMRTVANAVSMGTTTGLMVNKELIEEEF, from the coding sequence ATGTTGCCAAGACGTGATTTTATAAAACAAGCAGGTGTTTTGTTAGGAGGAATGATAGCTCACTGGCCATTGCTTAGCATTTTTAAAAACAATGAAATGAAAGAAAAACAATTTGATGTTATTACCGTCGGGGGCAGTTATTCTGGTCTTGCTGCCGCAATGGCTTTAGGCAGAGCATTGAGAAATGTATTGGTTATTGATGCTGGAAATCCATGTAACAAGCAGACGCCGCATTCGCATAACTTCCTCACTAATGATGGTAAGACACCGAAAGAAATTGCCACGCTTGCAAAACAGCAGGTACTGGTGTATGGCAGCGTAAGCTTCATGGAAGGTGTGGCAACGGCTGGTAAAAGAACACCAAATGGTTTTGAAGTTCAAATGCAATCAGGTGAGACGTTCACAGCTCGTAAACTTGTTTTTGCTACAGGCATAAAAGACACCATGCCCAACATCCCAGGCTTTTCAGAAAGCTGGGGTATCAGCGTGCTTCATTGTCCTTACTGTCATGGTTACGAAGTGCGGCAGCAAAAGACCGGCATCCTTGCCAATGGCGATACGGGTTTCGAGTTGTCATCACTGATCTCAAACTGGACTAAAGATCTTACACTTTATACCAATGGTGCATCTACACTTACAGAACAACAAACACAAAAGCTGGATAAACATAAGATCAGCATTGTAGAAGCAGAGATCAGCAGGTTGGAACACAAGAACGGTTATATGGAAAATATTGTTTTCAAAGATGGAAAAATGGCGCCATTAAAAGTGATGTATGCCCGCTTACCATTTGTACAACATTCGTCTATTCCACAAGCGTTAGGTTGCGAACTTACACAGGATGGATATATAATAATAGATCCTGCACAACGAACAACCATACCAGGCGTGTATGCCTGCGGCGATAACACTACACGTATGCGAACTGTTGCCAATGCTGTATCAATGGGTACAACAACAGGATTGATGGTGAACAAGGAATTGATTGAAGAAGAGTTTTGA
- a CDS encoding S8 family serine peptidase, giving the protein MKKPLPKRNAHLLLAMAAIGISISASAQSPEQRKQVQAASNVAALNKQLVNINSRLQRDEAAVQAYLQRTPGAKRYFEKNGSLYYIKYIDAQGNPVYINTKNVESCDMIGANQLHPGGSVGANIDGTGMVAGIWDGGQVRSTHELLAGKVTMQAGQTLNSTKGNNHMTHVSGTMVGKVLANQPSARGIAFGATARNYDWTSDQAEMTAFATSGFLISNHSYGLANDNTTPVWQFGAYDQEAQQWDEIAKNAPLYLPFVAAGNEQSANGNMTKAGFDLISGASAAKNVMTVGALNGDSTMSDYSNWGPTDDGRFKPDLVAKGTGINSSEYATDQTYSGNGVNSSGTSYATPAAAAVGLLLQQYHHQLAGSYMRSATLKAVMMHTAHDLGNPGPDYKFGWGLLSADKAGNLIKKAKTSATPQGAIITEFTTNPANDGVSEIPVTVTAAGNEPLIVSIAWTDDEGTEQTATDPVDQSTGRLVHHFDFMVRHMATFTDTRPWRPMGMANRTQNAAKGTAWFQNDNNNYRQVIIENPVAGATYTIYIRKASTSPADVKPFSLVVSGTQASSPLPITLVSLTATAAGADNIIRWQTAGESGTTGYDVEKSLDGRSFSKIGTVTNTGAGSRYELRDGKPTAGINYYRLKETKQSGSFEYSDVVFVKRTAVQAAITVSPVPARSHITITNIDRNLNGTEARISDVSGKVIKTFTMQSMQVLDVAAFQPGTYVLTTQSGSIKIVKQ; this is encoded by the coding sequence ATGAAAAAACCTTTACCCAAAAGAAATGCACACCTGCTGCTTGCTATGGCGGCAATAGGTATTAGCATTAGCGCATCTGCACAATCTCCTGAACAACGTAAGCAGGTACAAGCTGCAAGTAATGTAGCAGCGCTTAATAAGCAGCTGGTAAACATCAACAGCAGGTTGCAACGAGATGAAGCAGCTGTACAAGCTTACCTGCAACGCACTCCTGGTGCTAAACGCTATTTCGAAAAGAATGGCTCCCTGTACTACATCAAGTACATAGATGCCCAGGGTAACCCGGTATACATCAACACGAAGAATGTAGAGTCGTGCGATATGATTGGCGCCAACCAACTTCACCCGGGTGGCAGCGTAGGAGCAAACATTGATGGTACCGGTATGGTAGCAGGTATATGGGATGGTGGACAAGTAAGATCAACCCACGAACTGCTGGCAGGCAAGGTGACAATGCAAGCCGGCCAAACACTTAACAGCACCAAGGGAAACAACCACATGACGCACGTATCTGGAACCATGGTGGGAAAGGTATTGGCAAATCAACCATCGGCACGGGGTATTGCCTTTGGCGCCACTGCACGCAACTACGACTGGACCAGCGACCAGGCAGAAATGACAGCCTTCGCTACAAGTGGTTTCCTTATTTCAAATCACTCGTATGGCCTGGCAAATGATAACACTACACCTGTGTGGCAGTTTGGTGCATACGACCAGGAAGCGCAGCAGTGGGATGAAATAGCAAAGAATGCTCCGCTGTACCTGCCTTTTGTAGCAGCAGGAAACGAGCAGTCTGCAAATGGTAATATGACAAAGGCTGGTTTTGATCTTATCAGCGGTGCATCTGCTGCTAAAAACGTAATGACCGTTGGTGCACTGAATGGCGACAGCACCATGAGTGATTACAGCAACTGGGGACCTACTGACGACGGAAGGTTTAAACCAGACCTGGTAGCGAAAGGCACAGGTATTAACTCATCAGAATATGCTACAGACCAAACTTACAGCGGCAACGGTGTAAACTCTAGCGGTACATCGTATGCTACCCCTGCAGCGGCGGCAGTAGGACTGCTACTACAGCAATACCATCACCAGCTTGCAGGCAGCTACATGCGTTCTGCTACACTTAAAGCTGTTATGATGCATACTGCACACGACCTGGGAAATCCTGGTCCTGATTACAAATTCGGATGGGGATTATTAAGTGCAGACAAAGCGGGTAACCTTATCAAAAAAGCAAAAACATCTGCCACTCCACAAGGAGCCATCATCACAGAGTTTACTACCAATCCTGCTAATGATGGTGTATCCGAAATACCTGTAACTGTAACAGCGGCCGGCAACGAGCCACTGATCGTGTCTATCGCATGGACAGATGATGAAGGTACTGAGCAAACAGCTACTGATCCTGTAGATCAATCAACAGGCAGGCTGGTACACCACTTTGACTTTATGGTACGCCACATGGCTACGTTTACCGATACCCGTCCATGGAGACCAATGGGTATGGCTAATCGCACGCAAAATGCAGCCAAAGGAACAGCATGGTTTCAAAACGATAATAATAACTATCGCCAGGTGATCATCGAGAACCCTGTAGCCGGAGCAACTTATACCATCTACATCAGGAAGGCCTCTACCTCTCCTGCAGATGTTAAACCATTTTCTTTGGTTGTTTCTGGTACACAGGCGTCTAGCCCACTACCTATAACCCTGGTGTCACTTACTGCTACTGCTGCAGGTGCAGACAACATCATCAGGTGGCAGACTGCCGGCGAAAGTGGAACTACTGGCTATGATGTAGAAAAGAGCCTGGATGGTCGTAGCTTCTCTAAAATAGGTACAGTAACCAACACTGGTGCTGGTAGCCGTTATGAACTACGCGATGGTAAACCTACTGCAGGCATCAACTACTACCGTTTGAAAGAAACCAAACAGTCTGGCAGCTTCGAGTACAGCGATGTAGTATTTGTAAAAAGAACAGCAGTACAGGCAGCTATTACCGTATCGCCGGTGCCTGCACGCAGCCACATCACTATCACCAATATCGACAGGAACCTGAACGGAACAGAAGCACGTATCAGTGATGTAAGTGGTAAAGTGATCAAAACTTTCACAATGCAAAGCATGCAGGTGCTGGATGTGGCAGCTTTCCAACCAGGTACGTACGTACTAACCACACAAAGTGGAAGCATCAAGATTGTTAAGCAATAA
- a CDS encoding sensor histidine kinase, producing the protein MFNAKPLAVLLLVVLFMSCKSGQQLPANLKDSFFIYLDKGDEAYAGKTGFKNFETSLEYYDKARAIADETDDTLLLAEAIFAKGRVFDAWNRDPQNTISHFSQAAALFATMPQVHRRYLYVKHLLAHAYDKMGDSINCVSVLRELYHEIQPLPDSLRSKLGFTSEMALVSTEVRNYPLADSILNNLTSRAWIVNDSNTYNYLDHYYLAQSRLDVHYRRHIPSPHVDSLRKVVDNAATLDKMYYALNLSQLYAGAGRYDSAFSMLQMHNQLANQVNNNADITSMEEALLRSELQAEKRKTEYKSTLRRTWVTAIWILSILLGFITVLSLHLQRQKKRYKVQTRKLAATNHVLDEKIEQVQVMNKEIQHRVKNNLHMVFSLLQMQERKTTHRETTNNLQAAMLRIEAIASLNNELVETSQNPDLAKHIKHLMSSAINCLSNDGKIVTQISVEVNQMPLKWYLPVSLIINEWVTNSLKYCQPKTDLVELNIAICKKEDGITVTYNDNGEIQPKQPEGLGSQIIHMLCRQISAKIETLHNNPYHYQLTLNYD; encoded by the coding sequence ATGTTCAATGCTAAACCTCTTGCTGTCTTACTGCTGGTTGTGTTGTTTATGTCATGCAAAAGTGGGCAGCAGTTGCCAGCCAACCTGAAGGACAGCTTCTTTATTTACCTGGATAAAGGAGATGAGGCATACGCCGGCAAAACGGGTTTTAAAAACTTTGAAACAAGCCTCGAGTACTACGACAAGGCCCGCGCAATAGCTGATGAAACGGACGACACGCTTTTATTGGCAGAAGCCATTTTTGCTAAAGGACGGGTATTTGATGCATGGAACCGCGATCCGCAAAACACCATAAGCCACTTCAGCCAGGCTGCTGCATTGTTTGCCACTATGCCACAGGTACACAGGCGCTATTTATATGTAAAACACCTGCTGGCACATGCTTACGACAAAATGGGAGACAGCATCAATTGTGTATCGGTACTGCGGGAGCTATACCACGAGATACAGCCACTGCCAGACAGTTTACGATCTAAACTGGGTTTTACTTCGGAGATGGCATTGGTAAGTACAGAGGTACGCAATTACCCGCTGGCTGATTCTATTTTGAACAACCTTACAAGTAGAGCATGGATCGTTAACGATAGCAATACGTACAATTATCTGGATCACTATTACCTGGCGCAAAGCAGGCTCGACGTTCATTACAGGCGCCATATTCCTTCGCCGCATGTAGACTCGCTGCGGAAGGTAGTTGACAATGCTGCCACCCTCGACAAGATGTACTATGCGCTTAACCTGTCACAGTTGTATGCTGGCGCTGGCAGGTACGACTCCGCTTTCAGTATGCTGCAGATGCACAACCAGCTGGCAAACCAGGTAAACAACAACGCAGATATAACCAGCATGGAGGAAGCACTGCTGCGTAGCGAATTACAGGCAGAGAAGAGGAAGACGGAGTACAAATCAACCCTGCGGAGAACATGGGTAACGGCAATATGGATACTCAGCATTTTATTAGGTTTCATTACTGTACTCAGCCTGCACTTGCAGCGCCAGAAAAAAAGGTATAAAGTACAGACAAGGAAACTGGCGGCTACCAATCACGTGCTGGACGAGAAGATAGAACAGGTGCAGGTAATGAACAAGGAGATTCAGCACAGGGTAAAGAACAACCTGCACATGGTGTTTAGCCTGCTACAGATGCAGGAACGCAAGACAACACACCGCGAAACTACCAACAACCTGCAGGCGGCAATGTTGCGCATAGAAGCCATTGCTTCGCTAAACAATGAGTTAGTTGAAACAAGTCAGAACCCGGATCTTGCAAAGCACATCAAACACCTGATGTCTTCGGCTATCAACTGCCTGTCGAACGATGGCAAGATCGTAACGCAGATATCAGTAGAGGTAAACCAGATGCCCCTGAAGTGGTACCTGCCTGTATCGCTCATCATCAATGAATGGGTAACCAACTCGCTCAAGTATTGCCAACCTAAGACCGACCTGGTGGAACTGAATATTGCTATCTGCAAAAAAGAAGATGGCATCACTGTTACCTACAACGACAATGGGGAGATACAGCCAAAGCAGCCTGAGGGATTAGGAAGCCAGATCATTCACATGCTTTGCAGGCAGATATCCGCTAAGATAGAAACCCTTCACAACAACCCTTACCATTACCAGCTAACGCTTAACTATGACTGA
- a CDS encoding helix-turn-helix transcriptional regulator, which translates to MKTIPIRQITATHSEQSNAGRFSIRKVEQILNGTDLQHDLHRHNFFFILLLQAGDGIHEIDFTPHRISDKSVFMLRPGQVHELQLKAGAAGYLVEFDTEFYHPSNKLSAQRLRKASSKNFCDFDETRFNKIHSLLANLFEEYTNKLDGYRDAIRAGLEMFFIEYVRQSDDAGNTAASSNEYTQERFEEFTDLLEKNVSMQKQVTYYTSSMNLSSYQLNEITKTAVGKTASAMIDEYILLEAKRYLLATPNQVKEIADHLGYEDASYFIRFFKKHTGLSPDAFRKNFI; encoded by the coding sequence ATGAAAACAATTCCGATCAGGCAAATTACCGCTACACATAGTGAGCAAAGTAATGCCGGTCGTTTTAGCATCCGAAAGGTGGAGCAAATTCTAAATGGCACCGACCTGCAGCATGATCTGCATCGCCACAATTTCTTTTTCATTTTGTTATTACAAGCAGGCGATGGTATTCATGAAATTGATTTCACTCCACACAGAATTTCTGATAAATCTGTCTTTATGTTACGTCCGGGGCAGGTTCACGAACTCCAGCTAAAGGCAGGTGCAGCCGGTTATTTGGTAGAATTTGATACAGAGTTTTATCATCCATCCAATAAGCTATCTGCACAACGTTTGCGAAAAGCAAGCAGTAAGAATTTCTGCGACTTTGATGAAACTCGGTTTAATAAAATTCATTCACTGTTAGCTAATTTATTTGAAGAGTATACCAATAAACTGGATGGTTACAGGGATGCCATAAGAGCTGGACTTGAAATGTTTTTTATTGAGTACGTTCGTCAAAGTGATGACGCTGGTAATACAGCTGCATCCAGTAATGAATATACACAGGAAAGGTTTGAAGAGTTTACAGACTTATTGGAAAAGAATGTTTCCATGCAGAAGCAGGTTACTTACTACACCAGTTCAATGAACCTTTCTTCTTACCAGTTAAATGAAATAACAAAAACAGCAGTTGGAAAAACGGCTTCGGCGATGATAGATGAATACATCCTGCTTGAAGCAAAAAGATATTTACTGGCTACACCAAACCAGGTGAAAGAAATTGCAGATCATCTTGGATACGAAGATGCTTCCTACTTTATCCGGTTCTTTAAAAAACATACAGGACTGTCGCCTGATGCTTTCAGAAAGAATTTTATATAA
- a CDS encoding Crp/Fnr family transcriptional regulator, protein MTDEIISFITRYVPLTDEEIAIIHEQNLIRSYRKDAILLSEGEYAKECFFILQGCVRSYYLIDGEEKTTDFYTESQAITPISYTLKEPSKYFLSCLENSIIALGSTERNNQLLEKIPKLQLMVAQLNSELLVQKQVSFDNFKSLSPEERYLSLLETRPDLFNRVPLYHIATYLGITPVSLSRMRKRVSTKVK, encoded by the coding sequence ATGACGGATGAAATCATTTCTTTTATTACCCGATATGTGCCTCTTACAGACGAAGAAATAGCTATCATTCATGAACAAAATTTAATTAGAAGCTATAGAAAAGATGCAATCCTATTATCAGAAGGCGAGTATGCTAAGGAGTGTTTTTTTATTCTTCAGGGTTGTGTCAGGAGCTATTACCTGATTGACGGGGAAGAAAAAACCACTGACTTTTATACCGAAAGCCAGGCTATAACACCTATAAGCTATACACTAAAGGAACCATCAAAATACTTTCTTTCCTGTCTTGAAAACTCTATCATTGCACTTGGCTCAACAGAAAGAAATAATCAGTTATTGGAAAAAATACCAAAGCTCCAGCTCATGGTTGCCCAGTTAAATAGCGAACTTCTTGTACAAAAGCAAGTGTCATTCGACAACTTTAAAAGTTTAAGCCCTGAGGAACGCTATCTAAGTTTGTTGGAAACGCGGCCAGACCTGTTTAACAGGGTGCCGCTTTATCATATTGCTACTTACCTGGGAATTACGCCTGTATCCCTTAGCCGGATGCGAAAAAGAGTATCCACTAAAGTCAAGTAG
- a CDS encoding LytR/AlgR family response regulator transcription factor, producing MTDKIKVLVVEDEAIIAENLRYSLDDLGFDVVATCYTYQEAVESIHRSAVDLLLLDINLQDSNKEHNGLALAKYARETIKKPFIFLTAYNDRQTIDDAIVLQPNGYLVKPVNSATLFATIQLALERYRTQSAMDGNAKANDAPDYFFVKVGSRTTKVLWDDVYYIEAGKNYVKLRSKSTRLDYPVRGSLSYVVEQLMPAGKRNDFIKINRSIILNRNYITGYDANYVYCHNDKFENGKTGLQQLVEQFKA from the coding sequence ATGACTGATAAGATAAAAGTATTAGTAGTAGAAGACGAAGCCATCATTGCAGAAAACCTGCGCTATAGCCTGGACGATCTTGGCTTTGACGTAGTAGCTACCTGCTATACTTACCAGGAAGCTGTAGAAAGTATACATCGATCTGCCGTAGACCTGCTACTGCTCGACATCAACCTGCAGGATAGCAACAAAGAACACAACGGCCTGGCACTCGCCAAATATGCCAGGGAAACGATAAAGAAGCCTTTCATTTTTCTTACTGCTTACAACGACCGGCAAACAATAGACGACGCCATTGTACTACAGCCAAATGGTTACCTGGTAAAGCCGGTAAATAGTGCAACACTTTTTGCTACCATACAACTGGCGCTCGAGCGCTACAGGACACAATCTGCAATGGATGGAAACGCTAAGGCGAATGACGCACCTGATTACTTCTTTGTGAAAGTTGGTTCCCGCACTACCAAGGTGCTTTGGGATGATGTTTATTACATAGAAGCGGGAAAGAATTATGTAAAGCTGCGGTCGAAGAGCACCAGGTTGGATTATCCCGTACGTGGTTCTTTAAGTTACGTGGTGGAACAATTGATGCCTGCAGGTAAGCGCAATGATTTCATCAAGATAAACAGGAGCATAATCCTGAACCGCAACTATATCACCGGCTATGATGCCAACTATGTGTACTGCCACAACGATAAGTTTGAGAACGGGAAGACAGGATTGCAGCAGTTGGTAGAGCAATTCAAGGCATAG
- a CDS encoding fibronectin type III domain-containing protein: MKTFTATTSTVVMTLLLLLCSNLSVLASPPTTNATNLTFSSIDGDRATLTWTNGNGTKRLVVVRKDQPVTATPVNGVTYTANAKFGDGDALGTEQYVVYNNSATSFTLTGLTPSHTYYVAIYEYTGDGFQTEYLTTNPGTASVTALSAPTVQPSNITGTNITGNSIKISFTKGNGARRIVVIREGAPVNTNPTNLVAYNGNPGFGLGSHLGNGNYVLMSSTPETVTATNLEPGKTYHFAVFEYNGNAGPVYLTTTPPTASFTTAPRPSVASSAMTFSNIDGITFQMAFTTGNGSRRLVIAKAGSPVTATPVDGENYTASNTFGNGQQIAPGEFVLSNNTNSQISLLSLQHSTTYHFAVFEYDGTGSNTRYLTASFLTGSRSTAVTPTVEASNVIITNITSNQATITCTKGNGDRRIILVREGSPVDALPVNLVHYSAHANFGVGSQVGTGNYAVYYNTGNTITVNNLSPEKTYHVAVVEANGANNPVYLTTAPATGSFFTTLKPTIPASNMTFTSVDGASMDLSWTTGNGTRRIVIARAGAPVSAVPVDGTNYTASSTLTSGQEILPGEYVVTNSTASSLQLKGLAPNTVYHFAVFEYTISSGLNYYLTSQFLASSRSTSVTPALAASNVVISDVTSNSAKITWTNGDGGRRLVIAKAGSSVDATLNNLTYYTPNLIFGSGNHLGNGNFSIYSSTGNTATVTGLQPNTQYHFAVYEYNGNNNPVYLQTAVPRSSTTTEVRPTQPCTAAVISAVEGNAITLQWTNGTGTKRIVVAKKGAPVSAAPVDGTTYTSNTTFGNGTQLLPGEFVVYNGSSSSVEIKGLEKSTIYHFAVYEADGSGSAITYLTSAFLSAQGTTLNAPTVQSSNVLFSNITSSTATVTWTNGNGSNRIVIARKGSPVTAVPVDFVNYSASTAFGNQTLTTGQFIIFKGAGTNVGATNLEPGTTYHFAVYEMNGLHGPVYQLANPAVGSVTTLGPPLVAAQSIVFNSPASTSVEVRWTNGSGQRRIVVAREAAPTDFVPANTTTYTANSFFGTGQAVGTNSFVVFDGTSDHVTVTNLQREKVYYFTVYEYNQFPTGPAYLTANAPTAMFNGVLLPVTWIDVQAKHVLTGVEVKWTIEEVNNSRFEIERSSNGSSYRTIATVASRGSGRHTYTINDVNHPSGTNYYRIKQVDKDGQSSYSAVVKVVATVNHVMVIEQPVVTHSLKIQLPQLVHGSSVVITDMSGKKVAQAAVNNTVLELPVAHLSAGLYNISLLQSNQLINTKRFVKQ, from the coding sequence ATGAAGACTTTCACTGCTACCACCAGCACGGTGGTTATGACTTTGCTTTTGCTCCTTTGCAGCAATCTTTCTGTGTTGGCTTCGCCCCCCACCACCAATGCCACCAATCTTACATTTAGCTCCATTGACGGTGACAGGGCCACCCTTACCTGGACCAATGGAAACGGCACTAAACGCCTGGTGGTAGTAAGGAAAGATCAACCTGTAACGGCCACACCGGTTAATGGTGTAACGTATACAGCTAACGCTAAATTTGGCGATGGAGATGCCTTAGGCACGGAGCAATATGTTGTTTATAACAATTCCGCAACCAGTTTTACACTTACTGGTCTTACCCCGTCCCACACTTATTATGTGGCTATTTACGAGTATACAGGTGACGGTTTCCAGACTGAATATCTAACCACCAATCCAGGTACCGCATCTGTTACTGCACTCAGTGCACCTACTGTACAACCCTCTAATATCACTGGCACGAATATCACCGGCAACAGCATCAAGATCTCTTTTACCAAAGGAAATGGAGCACGTAGAATAGTAGTCATAAGAGAAGGAGCGCCAGTGAATACCAACCCAACCAACCTGGTGGCTTACAACGGTAATCCTGGTTTTGGTTTAGGTTCACATTTGGGCAATGGCAATTATGTGCTCATGTCAAGTACACCGGAAACAGTGACCGCTACCAATCTTGAGCCGGGCAAAACTTATCATTTTGCCGTTTTTGAATACAATGGCAACGCAGGTCCTGTATACCTGACTACAACACCTCCCACGGCAAGTTTTACCACTGCACCACGTCCTTCAGTTGCTAGTTCTGCAATGACGTTTTCAAACATCGACGGCATTACATTCCAGATGGCTTTTACTACAGGCAATGGTAGCAGAAGATTGGTAATAGCAAAAGCCGGCAGTCCTGTTACAGCTACACCTGTTGATGGTGAAAATTATACAGCCAGCAATACCTTCGGTAACGGCCAGCAAATAGCACCGGGTGAATTTGTATTGTCTAATAACACCAATTCGCAGATAAGCCTGCTGAGCCTGCAGCATTCCACCACATACCACTTTGCCGTGTTTGAATATGATGGCACTGGCTCAAATACCCGCTACCTTACAGCCTCTTTTCTTACAGGCTCAAGGTCTACCGCGGTTACACCTACAGTAGAAGCCAGCAATGTCATCATCACCAATATCACCAGCAACCAGGCTACCATTACATGCACAAAAGGCAATGGCGACAGAAGAATTATACTGGTACGTGAGGGTTCGCCGGTAGATGCACTTCCTGTAAACCTGGTACATTATTCTGCACATGCAAACTTTGGTGTAGGAAGCCAGGTGGGTACAGGTAATTATGCTGTTTACTACAACACCGGCAATACGATCACGGTAAATAATCTTTCTCCAGAAAAAACTTACCATGTAGCGGTAGTTGAAGCCAATGGCGCTAACAACCCTGTTTATCTTACCACTGCACCAGCTACAGGAAGCTTTTTTACAACACTTAAACCAACCATTCCAGCTTCAAACATGACCTTTACTTCTGTTGATGGAGCTTCTATGGATCTTTCGTGGACAACAGGTAATGGCACAAGAAGAATAGTTATTGCACGTGCAGGTGCACCTGTATCAGCAGTGCCTGTAGATGGTACAAACTATACAGCAAGCAGCACACTTACCAGCGGCCAGGAGATACTGCCGGGAGAATATGTTGTTACGAATTCGACTGCATCGTCTTTGCAATTGAAAGGTCTTGCACCCAATACTGTTTATCACTTTGCAGTATTCGAGTATACCATCAGCAGCGGCCTCAACTATTACCTTACCAGCCAGTTCCTTGCTTCCAGCAGGTCTACTTCTGTTACCCCTGCATTGGCTGCCAGCAATGTTGTTATTTCTGATGTTACGAGTAATTCTGCTAAGATCACCTGGACCAATGGTGATGGTGGAAGGAGATTGGTAATTGCTAAAGCAGGAAGTTCTGTAGATGCTACTTTGAATAACCTCACATACTACACACCAAATTTGATCTTTGGTTCCGGCAACCATTTAGGAAACGGAAACTTTTCAATTTATTCTTCTACCGGTAACACTGCTACTGTTACAGGGCTGCAACCAAATACTCAGTATCATTTTGCCGTATACGAATACAATGGCAACAATAACCCTGTATACCTGCAAACTGCAGTTCCCCGCTCCAGCACAACAACTGAAGTAAGACCAACCCAGCCATGCACAGCTGCTGTTATAAGTGCAGTAGAAGGTAATGCCATAACCCTGCAATGGACCAATGGTACAGGTACAAAAAGAATTGTTGTTGCTAAAAAAGGCGCACCCGTTTCAGCGGCACCTGTAGATGGTACAACGTATACCAGCAATACAACTTTTGGAAATGGAACGCAATTGCTTCCCGGCGAATTCGTGGTCTACAACGGCTCCTCAAGTTCTGTAGAGATAAAAGGTTTAGAAAAATCTACTATTTATCATTTTGCAGTGTACGAAGCAGATGGATCTGGATCTGCTATTACTTATCTTACCTCGGCTTTCTTAAGTGCACAAGGAACCACGCTTAACGCTCCTACTGTTCAATCGAGCAATGTATTGTTTTCAAATATTACCAGCAGTACTGCTACCGTTACCTGGACCAATGGCAACGGATCGAACAGGATTGTGATAGCACGTAAAGGAAGTCCTGTAACTGCTGTGCCGGTTGACTTTGTGAACTATTCAGCAAGTACTGCATTCGGCAATCAGACATTGACCACAGGTCAGTTTATCATCTTCAAAGGAGCAGGTACCAATGTAGGCGCCACCAATCTTGAACCAGGAACAACCTACCACTTCGCCGTGTATGAAATGAATGGCTTGCATGGACCGGTGTATCAACTAGCCAATCCAGCTGTTGGAAGTGTTACAACACTTGGACCTCCACTGGTTGCCGCACAAAGCATTGTGTTCAACAGTCCTGCATCTACTTCAGTAGAAGTAAGATGGACAAACGGTAGCGGCCAGCGCAGGATTGTGGTGGCAAGAGAAGCCGCACCTACAGATTTTGTTCCGGCTAACACAACAACTTATACAGCTAACAGTTTCTTCGGTACAGGACAGGCTGTAGGTACAAACAGTTTTGTAGTATTTGACGGCACATCTGATCATGTAACGGTTACCAACCTGCAGCGTGAAAAAGTTTATTACTTCACCGTATATGAGTACAACCAGTTTCCTACAGGTCCTGCATATTTGACGGCCAATGCTCCTACTGCTATGTTCAATGGTGTGCTACTTCCTGTAACGTGGATAGATGTGCAGGCGAAGCATGTACTAACTGGAGTAGAAGTAAAATGGACCATAGAAGAAGTAAACAACAGCCGCTTCGAAATAGAACGCAGCAGCAATGGATCAAGCTATAGAACCATCGCTACTGTAGCCAGCAGGGGATCAGGCCGCCACACGTATACTATCAATGATGTTAACCATCCAAGTGGAACCAACTACTATAGAATTAAACAAGTAGATAAAGATGGTCAATCAAGTTATTCTGCGGTAGTAAAAGTAGTAGCTACAGTAAATCATGTAATGGTGATAGAGCAGCCGGTAGTTACGCATTCGTTGAAAATACAACTACCGCAGTTGGTGCATGGATCTTCAGTAGTCATAACTGATATGTCGGGTAAGAAGGTTGCGCAGGCCGCGGTTAATAATACTGTACTGGAACTGCCGGTTGCACATCTTTCTGCTGGTCTTTACAATATTAGCCTGCTGCAAAGCAACCAATTGATCAACACGAAACGATTTGTAAAGCAATAA